The nucleotide sequence GCCGCTGACATATCCCGGCGTGACCCCAGCAGGGCACCTGCCTGAGGAGGTCAATTTTCCTCTATTTCGAACTGCGAAAAGCAAGGCCTTTCAAGTGCTTGTGTTCGGTGATACCCAACCTGCCAGCCACGAGGACCTGGATTTCTTTCGGGACGATGTCGTGGCGGAAGTTGTGGGTCTGAACGCTTCCTTCGGTGTGACGCTGGGAGATGTGGTATGGGATGACCTGGATCTGTATGATCGGTACAAGGACCTGATCAGTCAGATCGGCATCCCTTTCTACCATGTCCCCGGGAATCACGATATGAACTATGATGCCCAGAATGATCGTCACGCGCTGGAGACTTTCAAGCGGCACTTTGGTCCGTCCTACTATTCCTTTGATTATGGGCAGGTGCATTTTGTGGTTCTGGACGACGTGGAGTTTCTAGGCAGAGATGAGAATGGTTCGGTCCATTATAGGGGGATGATCGGTGAGCGGCAGCTCCGTTGGTTGGCAAACGACCTGCAACTGGTACCGGAGAAAAATTTGGTTGTTCTCGCCATGCATATTCCTCTTTATCAGGATCGGGAGACTGGGGATGTGGACCGAGTTGGGGACCTGGAGCGTTTGCTGCAGCTCCTGGAAGAGCGGAAGCGGGTGCTGGCGTTGGCGGCTCATATGCATACCATTCGGCACAGCTATTTCGAGCTAGAGGAGGGTTGGCGCGGCAGGGCCCCATTGCATCAGATCGTCTGTGGCGCGGTCTGCGGCTCCTGGTGGGGGGGACCCCGGGACGAGCGTGGCATTCCGATCTCAGACCAGACGGATGGCGCGCCTAATGGATATTACACCTTCAGCTTCAAGGGCAATACCTACCAGGCTGTATTTCACGCGGCGGGCAAGGGCAGCGAGTATCAACTGCGGATTGCCAGCCCGATGGGCAAACTCTCTGTTGCGGGCCTGGACACCTCCCGGATTATCGTGAATGTTTTCGATGGCAGTGAGCGGTCCGTGGTGGAATATCAGCTTGACGGCGGGGATTTTATCCCCATGGTGCGCACGGTAATGAAGGATCCCCTTTTGGAGAGGATGTACCTTGAATATCAGGA is from Candidatus Neomarinimicrobiota bacterium and encodes:
- a CDS encoding calcineurin-like phosphoesterase C-terminal domain-containing protein; protein product: MTEILIGIQKRVFPFRGIVSCMRFAAFVVVSLWGFACPVDIRAGAPRPESSLIASEEDQSGTVTGIVFEDANRNLKWDRGEKGVAGVLVSNQQEVVRTDRKGRYTLPVGEETVIFITRPAGYAAPLNEDNLPRFYYIHQPLGSPPLTYPGVTPAGHLPEEVNFPLFRTAKSKAFQVLVFGDTQPASHEDLDFFRDDVVAEVVGLNASFGVTLGDVVWDDLDLYDRYKDLISQIGIPFYHVPGNHDMNYDAQNDRHALETFKRHFGPSYYSFDYGQVHFVVLDDVEFLGRDENGSVHYRGMIGERQLRWLANDLQLVPEKNLVVLAMHIPLYQDRETGDVDRVGDLERLLQLLEERKRVLALAAHMHTIRHSYFELEEGWRGRAPLHQIVCGAVCGSWWGGPRDERGIPISDQTDGAPNGYYTFSFKGNTYQAVFHAAGKGSEYQLRIASPMGKLSVAGLDTSRIIVNVFDGSERSVVEYQLDGGDFIPMVRTVMKDPLLERMYLEYQEQFRRWATPGLCYHIWTAGMPTGLAPGGHKIIVRTRDQYGQVYEGARVFEIEGVR